A DNA window from Prochlorococcus marinus str. GP2 contains the following coding sequences:
- the petA gene encoding cytochrome f gives MMKKTSLFICTLLFISSIVFYPKVSFAYPFWAQQNYESPREATGKIVCANCHLAQMPTIAEVPQSVGADSVFKAVVKIPYKNDLKEIGADGSEVPLQVGAVVMLPDGFKLAPQERWTEEIKEETEGVYFTNYSEEKDNIIIVGPLPGDTNKEIVFPVLSPDPSTNKEYHYGKYSLHIGGNRGRGQVYPTGEKSNNVVFTSSTAGTINSIETIEDGSYQVNIENDNGEITTEAVPVGPQLIVKAQDKINVGDPLTNDPNVGGFGQLDAEVVLQSPYRVIGLIAFFIGVGLTQILLVLKKKQVEKVQAAEGI, from the coding sequence ATTATGAAAAAAACAAGTTTATTTATCTGTACTCTGCTTTTCATTTCAAGCATTGTATTTTATCCAAAGGTCAGTTTTGCTTATCCATTTTGGGCTCAGCAAAACTACGAATCCCCAAGAGAAGCCACGGGTAAGATAGTCTGTGCAAATTGTCATCTAGCTCAGATGCCTACAATTGCAGAGGTTCCACAATCTGTTGGAGCAGACAGTGTTTTCAAAGCTGTAGTCAAAATACCCTACAAAAATGATTTAAAAGAAATAGGGGCTGATGGTTCGGAAGTCCCATTACAAGTTGGTGCTGTTGTAATGCTGCCTGATGGCTTTAAACTTGCTCCACAAGAAAGATGGACCGAAGAAATAAAAGAGGAGACAGAAGGAGTTTATTTCACAAATTACAGTGAAGAGAAAGATAATATCATTATTGTCGGACCTTTACCTGGCGATACCAATAAAGAAATCGTTTTCCCTGTACTTTCCCCTGACCCATCCACTAATAAAGAATATCACTATGGAAAATATTCGTTACATATTGGAGGAAATAGAGGTAGAGGTCAGGTATATCCAACTGGAGAAAAGAGCAATAATGTAGTATTCACTTCTTCCACCGCAGGAACTATAAATTCAATAGAAACAATTGAAGATGGTAGCTATCAAGTCAATATAGAAAACGATAATGGTGAAATAACTACTGAAGCAGTCCCTGTTGGTCCTCAACTTATCGTAAAAGCGCAAGATAAAATTAATGTAGGTGACCCTCTTACTAATGATCCAAACGTTGGTGGCTTTGGGCAATTAGATGCTGAGGTTGTACTTCAGAGCCCTTATAGAGTTATTGGATTGATTGCATTCTTCATTGGTGTAGGATTAACACAAATACTTTTAGTATTAAAGAAAAAACAAGTAGAAAAAGTGCAAGCAGCAGAGGGGATCTAA
- the petC gene encoding cytochrome b6-f complex iron-sulfur subunit, whose translation MTQLSSNDVPSMGRRQFMNLLTFGTATGVALGALYPVANYFMPLRAGGGGGGTSAKDELGNPITKTGWLATHQAGDRSLVQGLKGDPTYLIVNEGGEIGEFGLNAICTHLGCVVPWDSGANKFICPCHGSQYDTNGKVVRGPAPLSLALAHVDIEDDAVLVKQWSETDFRTNENPWWA comes from the coding sequence ATGACTCAATTAAGTTCCAATGATGTCCCTTCTATGGGTCGAAGGCAATTTATGAATCTTCTTACATTTGGTACTGCAACTGGTGTAGCTTTAGGAGCCCTTTACCCTGTAGCGAATTATTTCATGCCTCTAAGAGCAGGCGGTGGTGGAGGTGGAACTTCTGCTAAAGATGAATTAGGGAATCCAATAACCAAGACAGGTTGGTTAGCTACCCATCAAGCAGGAGACAGAAGTCTAGTTCAGGGTTTAAAGGGAGATCCAACTTATTTAATAGTTAATGAGGGTGGGGAAATAGGAGAATTTGGTTTAAATGCAATTTGTACTCATTTAGGTTGTGTTGTCCCATGGGATAGTGGTGCTAATAAATTCATATGTCCTTGTCATGGCAGTCAGTACGATACTAACGGGAAGGTAGTAAGAGGGCCTGCGCCTTTATCTTTAGCTCTAGCTCATGTCGATATTGAAGATGATGCTGTACTCGTCAAACAATGGTCAGAAACTGACTTTAGAACTAATGAAAATCCATGGTGGGCATAA
- a CDS encoding DUF3067 family protein yields MNPLLVDEVIHYLIHRWGKKYDFRLFRRGKFVYFQMMWGFLGQESFPLSENEYKKSIADKIEILNRCGYSEEVREWLKKVNAKPRLGRAVSLQLDLNEKMKEFLT; encoded by the coding sequence ATGAACCCATTGCTAGTAGATGAAGTTATACATTATTTGATTCATCGCTGGGGGAAAAAATATGATTTTAGACTCTTTAGAAGAGGAAAATTCGTTTATTTTCAAATGATGTGGGGATTTCTTGGACAGGAATCATTCCCTTTAAGTGAAAATGAATATAAAAAATCGATAGCTGATAAAATCGAGATTTTAAATAGATGTGGATATTCAGAAGAAGTAAGGGAATGGCTAAAGAAAGTCAATGCTAAGCCAAGGTTAGGTAGAGCTGTCAGCTTGCAATTAGATCTTAATGAGAAGATGAAAGAGTTTTTGACTTAA
- the tatC gene encoding twin-arginine translocase subunit TatC, with amino-acid sequence MRGTGQSEKKLSDSMTFSDHLEELRQRILNSIYSILISIFFSFLIIKPLISFLEIPAGDIHLLQLAPGEFLFVAIKVAGYSGLIVSMPYIFYQIILFISPGLTKQEKSLILPAVFGSGLLFFLGLIFSWWILVPAAINFFISFGADIVEPTWSIERYFDFVLLLMSSTAIAFQLPVLQFILGSLGIITTEKMISNWKIVVISSAILSAVITPSTDPLTMSLLSISIVFLFFVGTGLTYLSENLKSKTLSSSH; translated from the coding sequence ATGAGAGGTACAGGTCAAAGTGAAAAAAAATTATCAGATTCTATGACTTTTAGCGATCATTTAGAGGAGCTTCGTCAAAGGATACTAAATTCAATTTACTCAATACTTATTTCAATATTCTTTAGTTTTCTCATCATAAAGCCTTTAATATCTTTTTTAGAAATTCCAGCTGGTGATATTCATTTACTACAACTTGCTCCAGGAGAGTTTTTATTTGTCGCTATTAAAGTTGCAGGTTACAGCGGATTGATAGTTTCTATGCCTTATATTTTTTATCAAATAATATTATTCATTTCTCCTGGTTTAACAAAACAAGAAAAAAGCCTTATCTTGCCTGCAGTTTTTGGTTCAGGTCTTCTATTTTTTTTAGGATTAATTTTTTCATGGTGGATATTAGTCCCCGCAGCAATCAATTTCTTCATTAGTTTCGGTGCTGATATTGTTGAACCAACTTGGTCTATAGAAAGATATTTTGATTTTGTTCTATTGTTAATGTCTAGCACTGCAATAGCTTTTCAATTGCCAGTATTACAATTTATTCTTGGTTCTCTTGGAATAATCACAACAGAAAAAATGATTTCAAATTGGAAGATAGTTGTAATTTCCTCTGCAATATTATCTGCAGTGATTACCCCTTCAACGGACCCATTAACTATGTCATTGCTATCTATATCGATTGTGTTTTTATTTTTTGTGGGTACTGGATTAACTTACTTATCAGAAAATCTTAAGTCAAAAACTCTTTCATCTTCTCATTAA
- a CDS encoding NFACT RNA binding domain-containing protein → MDITSIKSVLHYLTKNILPSKFETAQQPDPNTIQLCFRGIDSQTWLEVSWNGESPRILKINKPEKIGRESTLSKQIRYGLKYMALISIDQDDFERVIKFGFAKKPGDEISKYLIFELMGKHSNIFYLDNKHKIIAVGKQIKSSQSSFRTISTGSIYSGPPVNYKKQPREDESFQSWKDSISIVPESLKYCLINTYQGVSPILTKQLEVVSKTCNSEIMEKNIDFIVDSDLKEIFKNWKIWINRFKNNNFNFSIFNKDFYCVWFFDKEINCEKKIDLCTGIENYYDNHLKQKKLELLVKKIEGIIFKQINIEKKNLNIQYDLLTKSEDYELYKEKADDIFSSNEIKKRDIIKGQKLYKKSKKLKRSRELIKERLSIYKTNIERLDEFTTLLENLNSLNHEKLFMRIKLLEEIMEEICNEFNINIKRQREVKKSTSEIESSPIQVYTPRGLKLQVGRNMRQNDLISFKFSKKGDLWFHAQEAPGSHVVLKSSSQEASEQDLQIAADLAALFSKAKRNIKVPINLVKIKDLQKIKKGGPGCVSFKNGEIIWGNPTRGEDYIKKNLKTVI, encoded by the coding sequence ATGGATATTACATCTATTAAATCTGTCTTGCATTATTTGACAAAGAATATTTTACCTTCAAAGTTTGAAACTGCCCAACAACCAGATCCTAATACAATTCAATTATGTTTCAGAGGAATTGATTCCCAAACTTGGTTAGAGGTTTCATGGAATGGTGAATCTCCCAGAATATTAAAGATAAATAAGCCGGAAAAAATTGGAAGAGAAAGTACACTTTCTAAACAAATAAGATACGGATTAAAATACATGGCTTTAATTTCGATTGATCAAGATGATTTCGAGAGAGTTATAAAATTTGGTTTTGCAAAAAAACCTGGAGATGAAATTAGTAAGTATTTAATTTTTGAGTTAATGGGTAAACATAGTAATATATTTTATTTGGATAACAAACATAAAATAATTGCAGTTGGTAAACAAATTAAATCGAGTCAATCTAGTTTTAGAACAATTTCAACAGGATCAATTTACTCTGGCCCTCCAGTTAATTACAAAAAACAACCTAGAGAAGATGAGTCTTTTCAATCATGGAAAGACTCAATTTCAATAGTACCTGAATCTTTGAAATACTGTTTAATAAATACCTATCAAGGGGTAAGCCCTATCCTTACAAAACAATTAGAGGTTGTTAGCAAAACTTGCAATTCGGAAATAATGGAAAAAAATATCGATTTCATTGTTGATTCAGACTTAAAGGAAATATTTAAAAATTGGAAGATTTGGATAAATAGGTTTAAAAACAATAACTTTAACTTTTCTATATTTAATAAAGATTTTTATTGTGTTTGGTTTTTCGATAAAGAAATTAATTGCGAAAAAAAGATAGATTTATGCACCGGTATAGAGAATTACTATGATAATCATCTGAAGCAAAAAAAACTTGAATTGTTGGTAAAGAAAATTGAAGGGATAATTTTTAAACAGATCAATATTGAAAAAAAGAATTTAAATATTCAATATGATCTTCTGACAAAATCAGAGGACTACGAGTTATATAAAGAAAAAGCTGATGATATATTTTCTTCAAATGAAATTAAAAAACGAGATATTATTAAGGGACAAAAACTATATAAAAAGTCAAAAAAACTAAAGAGATCTAGAGAATTAATAAAAGAAAGATTAAGTATTTACAAAACAAATATAGAGAGATTAGATGAATTCACTACGCTTCTAGAAAATTTAAATTCTTTAAATCATGAAAAACTTTTTATGCGAATTAAACTGCTAGAAGAAATTATGGAAGAAATTTGTAACGAGTTTAATATCAATATCAAGAGGCAAAGAGAAGTTAAGAAAAGTACATCTGAGATAGAATCTTCACCAATTCAAGTTTATACTCCCAGAGGATTGAAGCTCCAGGTTGGGCGAAATATGAGGCAAAATGACTTAATAAGCTTTAAGTTCTCAAAAAAAGGCGATTTATGGTTTCACGCTCAGGAAGCTCCAGGCAGTCATGTAGTTTTGAAGTCCTCATCTCAAGAAGCATCTGAGCAAGATCTTCAAATAGCTGCAGATTTAGCTGCTTTGTTTAGTAAGGCAAAAAGAAACATTAAAGTTCCAATTAATTTAGTAAAGATTAAGGATCTGCAAAAAATCAAAAAAGGAGGACCGGGTTGCGTTTCCTTTAAAAATGGAGAAATAATTTGGGGAAATCCTACAAGAGGAGAAGATTATATTAAAAAAAATCTTAAAACAGTAATTTAG
- the gmk gene encoding guanylate kinase: MKNQKKLIILTGPSGVGKGTVVKEILGKEKNFWLSISATTREPREGEKDGENYYFLNQEKFKEMIEQNLFLEWAQFAGNYYGTPLSSVNEKIREGFIVLLEIEVEGARQIKNKFPNSLSIFLLPPNKEELERRIRNRGTEKEEAIKKRLSRANYEISVSNEFDFALTNHNIDETAKRIIQLIKT; encoded by the coding sequence ATGAAAAATCAAAAAAAACTCATTATCCTTACTGGACCCAGCGGAGTGGGGAAAGGAACAGTTGTTAAAGAAATATTAGGTAAAGAAAAAAATTTTTGGCTTTCAATATCTGCAACTACTAGAGAACCTAGAGAGGGAGAGAAGGATGGAGAAAATTACTACTTTTTAAATCAAGAAAAGTTTAAAGAAATGATTGAACAAAACCTGTTCCTTGAATGGGCTCAATTCGCTGGGAACTATTATGGAACACCTTTGTCTTCTGTCAATGAGAAAATAAGAGAGGGATTTATTGTATTACTTGAAATTGAAGTCGAGGGTGCAAGACAAATAAAAAACAAGTTTCCTAATTCACTGTCAATATTTTTACTTCCTCCAAATAAAGAAGAGTTAGAAAGAAGAATAAGAAATAGAGGAACAGAAAAAGAAGAGGCAATAAAAAAAAGACTCTCAAGGGCTAATTATGAGATTTCAGTATCAAATGAATTTGATTTTGCATTAACAAATCACAATATTGATGAAACGGCAAAAAGAATAATCCAGTTAATAAAAACTTGA
- the psaJ gene encoding photosystem I reaction center subunit IX, whose product MFKILNTKFVRSAPVVAAIWLSLTAGIIIEFNRFFPDLLFHPMS is encoded by the coding sequence ATGTTCAAAATTCTAAATACAAAATTTGTCAGATCTGCACCAGTAGTAGCAGCAATTTGGCTAAGCCTTACAGCTGGAATAATTATTGAATTTAATAGATTTTTCCCAGATTTATTATTCCATCCAATGAGCTGA
- a CDS encoding photosystem I reaction center subunit III — protein sequence MKFLFSIITSVFLFLGITPIALAANGPALNADRASTEFTASALTRCSENPKFIERASAATTQKDITRFERYGKASCGDDGLPHLIIGPPLEPWGALLNRGHEGDLLIPGVLFIYIAGIIGWSGREYLIESKKTKNPADLEIIIDLDLAKKCLVKGAQWPLLANKQGRNGDLREKDNNITLNGPR from the coding sequence ATGAAATTCTTATTTTCAATCATAACCTCAGTTTTTCTGTTTCTAGGAATCACTCCAATTGCTCTAGCAGCTAATGGGCCAGCCCTAAATGCAGATCGAGCAAGCACAGAATTTACAGCGTCAGCACTTACAAGATGCTCTGAAAATCCTAAATTCATTGAAAGAGCAAGTGCTGCAACTACTCAAAAAGACATCACAAGATTTGAAAGATATGGAAAAGCATCATGCGGAGATGATGGTCTTCCACATTTAATAATTGGACCTCCTCTTGAGCCATGGGGGGCCCTTTTAAATAGAGGTCATGAAGGAGATTTACTTATTCCCGGAGTATTATTCATTTATATTGCTGGAATTATAGGCTGGTCAGGGAGAGAGTATCTTATTGAATCAAAAAAGACTAAGAATCCAGCAGATCTTGAGATCATTATTGACCTTGATTTAGCTAAAAAATGTCTTGTAAAAGGAGCTCAATGGCCTCTTCTTGCTAATAAACAAGGTAGAAACGGAGATTTAAGAGAGAAAGATAACAACATTACACTTAATGGTCCTCGCTAA
- the tsaD gene encoding tRNA (adenosine(37)-N6)-threonylcarbamoyltransferase complex transferase subunit TsaD: MHKVLAIETSCDETSVSIVSNIGDKFKIHSNIVASQIEDHSKWGGVVPELAARKHLELLPFVLEKALTESKMRIEEVDYIASTVAPGLVGCLRVGSITARSLCILHSKPFLGIHHLEGHLSSILFSENYPKKSFLTLLVSGGHTELIKVDERRDMKRLGKSFDDAAGEAFDKVGRLLGLAYPGGPAIEKIAKNGDPFKFNLPKCRISDKKGGFLKYDFSFSGLKTAVLRLVERINLDGKTIPIPDIAASFERVVAEVLVERTIKCAEDNSLDNVVVVGGVAANNTLRKMMISEAGKKSIKVHLAPLNLCTDNAAMIGAAALFRIKFKDHLSSIKLGVAGRLSIEQTNTLYEENPPF; the protein is encoded by the coding sequence ATGCATAAAGTTTTAGCTATTGAAACAAGTTGTGATGAGACATCTGTCTCAATAGTTTCCAATATTGGTGATAAGTTCAAAATTCATTCAAATATCGTTGCATCTCAAATTGAAGATCATTCAAAATGGGGAGGAGTTGTTCCTGAGCTTGCAGCTAGAAAACACTTAGAGCTATTACCTTTTGTTTTAGAAAAGGCATTAACAGAATCAAAAATGAGAATTGAGGAAGTCGATTACATTGCATCTACTGTAGCCCCTGGATTAGTTGGGTGTTTACGAGTTGGCTCTATTACTGCAAGATCACTTTGCATATTACATTCGAAGCCATTTTTGGGAATACATCATTTGGAGGGGCATTTATCTTCAATTCTATTTTCAGAAAACTATCCAAAGAAATCATTCCTTACATTACTTGTTAGTGGTGGACATACCGAATTGATTAAGGTTGATGAGAGAAGGGATATGAAAAGACTTGGGAAGAGTTTTGATGATGCTGCTGGAGAAGCCTTTGATAAAGTTGGACGATTATTAGGTCTCGCCTATCCAGGAGGACCAGCGATTGAAAAGATTGCTAAAAATGGAGACCCATTTAAGTTCAATTTACCAAAATGTAGAATTTCTGATAAAAAAGGTGGTTTTCTTAAATATGATTTCTCTTTTAGTGGTCTAAAAACCGCCGTATTAAGATTAGTTGAAAGAATAAATTTGGATGGGAAGACCATTCCAATTCCTGATATCGCTGCAAGTTTTGAGAGAGTAGTGGCAGAGGTCTTGGTAGAGAGAACAATAAAATGCGCGGAAGATAATAGCTTGGATAATGTTGTTGTAGTTGGTGGAGTGGCTGCTAATAATACATTAAGAAAAATGATGATTAGTGAAGCAGGTAAAAAATCTATTAAAGTTCATTTAGCTCCCCTTAATCTTTGTACAGATAATGCTGCGATGATTGGAGCTGCGGCGTTGTTCAGGATCAAATTTAAGGATCATTTAAGTTCCATCAAATTAGGTGTCGCAGGAAGACTATCAATTGAACAAACAAACACCCTTTATGAAGAAAACCCTCCTTTTTAA
- a CDS encoding high light inducible protein, producing MNKQPKIEIKETKNFVDKKELNLWKRGFTPQAEIWNGRMATVGIGIIFIIIALISQFS from the coding sequence ATGAACAAACAACCTAAAATCGAGATTAAAGAGACAAAAAACTTCGTTGATAAAAAGGAACTGAATTTGTGGAAAAGAGGTTTTACCCCTCAAGCTGAAATTTGGAATGGAAGGATGGCAACTGTTGGGATAGGAATTATTTTTATTATTATTGCTTTAATAAGCCAATTTTCTTAA